In the Pseudodesulfovibrio sp. JC047 genome, one interval contains:
- a CDS encoding NAD-glutamate dehydrogenase domain-containing protein yields MSEKITVDPTIVQKKVMDRLEESASDVIPWFYENMPEYYFLTHGEEEQLAHVRALLSGMVRKEKQSLALRSPCGTKVTHLTPGGDMDALAGVLKGYRDKDIQIARIYASHDDSLRLDTFVFGPQPACDADAQSVKDVMGLVREGVVDLGGGDGGEFSNFIGSVSEDYIEKFEPGRALRHFSTCGCVESQERVQVLLEKGVHSGFDRISIAMANPPRTALLLRVVNVFAREKIPVDRAYSDQFDRGDKPPVAIMSFYLDTQRIDLDESGEQWLRLKRQLEMTKWFAPHGLEALAYEEGWELEQVMLMQAAGEFAHQFLIKKNLHAYTSDRIVYVLLKHRDVAQKLFDYFEARFDPDFIGDRQPYMAEKRTIARAAIRDVGNSIHRDILTYIYKFFRYTVRTNYYLEHKLGLSFRLDPLILAPMPRSERPFGIYCFHGPYSFGFQVRYRDTARGGVRVVRTWSQEGFEVESNRLFDEVTKLASAQQFKNKDIPEGGSKAVILLGPDGDIDLAVKSMVDSLLDLLIIPEGTDGFVQPRIVDYLNREEIIFLGPDENITPDHIRWIAARAQQRGYKWPSAFMSSKPGAGIAHKEYGVTSEGVIVFADELLRTLGIDPKNESFTVKITGGPAGDVASNVMRFLMRDYGANAQIVAMTDGHGAVYDPDGMDHAELLRLMDGEYKTADFDPSKLTGEGAFVVSTDEPDGTRIRNTLHNTAVADIFIPSGGRPDTINMSNWKEFLQKDGTPSARGLVEGANIFISTEARAEMEKAGVLAVPGPSANKTGVICSSYEILAGLVLNEEEFLEIKDEYVAQLIEILRERARDEAQVLMREFKLAGGNRTITELSFELSESINSLADRVARVLDESVETVAADPELAEVLLSYCPAVFAEKYRDRIVNDLPRGHQLALLASFVSAKMLYQEGMGWADHLVELRDVRDVLFSYLAQEKIVATLLAEVRSAGLDNSELIVEILEASARKQLTLSKLGLG; encoded by the coding sequence ATGAGCGAAAAAATCACCGTTGATCCGACAATTGTTCAGAAAAAGGTCATGGACAGACTTGAAGAGTCGGCTTCGGATGTTATCCCGTGGTTCTACGAGAATATGCCCGAATACTACTTCCTTACCCATGGCGAAGAAGAACAATTGGCACATGTCAGAGCACTGCTTTCAGGGATGGTCCGTAAGGAAAAACAGTCTTTGGCCTTGCGCAGTCCGTGTGGAACAAAGGTGACACATCTCACTCCGGGCGGAGATATGGACGCCCTGGCCGGGGTTCTCAAGGGATACCGTGATAAGGATATTCAGATCGCTCGTATTTATGCGAGCCATGATGATTCATTGCGCCTTGATACGTTTGTTTTCGGGCCGCAACCTGCGTGTGATGCGGACGCGCAATCCGTCAAGGACGTGATGGGACTGGTTCGCGAGGGCGTGGTAGACCTTGGTGGAGGCGATGGTGGTGAATTCAGCAACTTCATTGGTTCCGTGAGTGAAGATTATATCGAGAAATTTGAACCAGGTCGGGCATTGCGACATTTCAGCACCTGTGGGTGTGTGGAAAGCCAGGAACGGGTTCAGGTCCTGTTGGAAAAAGGGGTCCATTCCGGGTTTGACCGGATCAGTATCGCCATGGCCAACCCGCCGAGAACCGCATTGTTGTTACGTGTCGTCAATGTGTTTGCCCGCGAAAAGATCCCTGTTGACCGGGCGTACTCCGATCAATTCGATCGCGGAGACAAACCGCCTGTGGCGATCATGAGTTTTTATCTGGATACACAGCGGATTGATTTGGATGAATCTGGTGAACAATGGTTGCGTCTGAAACGGCAGCTTGAGATGACCAAATGGTTTGCCCCGCATGGATTGGAAGCTCTGGCATATGAAGAAGGATGGGAATTGGAACAGGTCATGCTGATGCAGGCCGCGGGTGAATTTGCGCATCAGTTCTTGATTAAGAAAAATCTCCATGCGTACACGTCCGACCGGATTGTTTATGTCCTTTTGAAACACCGGGACGTTGCCCAAAAATTGTTTGATTATTTCGAGGCCCGTTTCGATCCTGATTTTATTGGTGATCGGCAGCCATACATGGCTGAGAAACGGACCATTGCCCGGGCCGCGATTCGGGATGTCGGGAATTCCATTCACCGGGATATCTTGACATATATCTATAAATTCTTCCGTTATACGGTGCGGACAAATTATTATCTGGAACACAAACTCGGATTGAGTTTCCGTCTTGATCCGCTGATTTTGGCTCCGATGCCTCGGAGCGAACGGCCATTTGGTATTTATTGTTTTCACGGTCCGTACAGCTTCGGTTTTCAGGTGCGATATCGCGATACGGCGCGTGGCGGGGTTCGTGTGGTCCGGACGTGGAGCCAGGAAGGATTCGAGGTGGAATCCAACAGGCTTTTTGACGAAGTGACCAAACTCGCGTCGGCACAACAGTTCAAGAATAAGGATATCCCGGAGGGCGGGTCCAAGGCCGTCATTCTGCTCGGCCCGGATGGTGATATTGATCTGGCCGTGAAATCCATGGTTGATTCGTTGCTGGATTTGTTGATTATCCCCGAGGGAACAGACGGATTTGTCCAGCCGCGTATCGTGGATTATCTGAATCGTGAAGAGATCATCTTCCTTGGCCCGGATGAGAATATTACCCCCGATCATATTCGGTGGATCGCAGCGCGAGCACAGCAGCGCGGGTACAAATGGCCGAGTGCCTTCATGAGTTCAAAGCCGGGTGCGGGTATTGCGCACAAGGAATATGGCGTGACTTCCGAAGGGGTCATTGTCTTTGCCGATGAACTGTTGCGCACGTTGGGCATTGATCCAAAAAACGAATCTTTTACGGTCAAGATCACCGGCGGTCCGGCTGGTGACGTGGCGTCCAACGTCATGCGGTTCCTGATGCGCGACTATGGTGCGAATGCACAGATTGTGGCCATGACCGATGGACATGGTGCGGTGTATGACCCGGATGGAATGGACCATGCGGAATTGCTTCGGTTGATGGATGGAGAGTACAAGACCGCTGATTTTGATCCGTCGAAATTGACGGGCGAGGGCGCCTTTGTGGTCTCAACGGACGAGCCTGATGGTACCCGTATCCGCAATACGCTCCACAATACGGCGGTGGCCGATATCTTTATTCCGTCAGGTGGACGGCCAGATACGATCAATATGTCGAACTGGAAGGAGTTCTTGCAAAAGGATGGCACGCCGTCCGCCCGAGGACTGGTGGAAGGAGCGAATATCTTCATTTCAACAGAGGCTCGTGCAGAAATGGAAAAGGCCGGAGTCTTGGCCGTGCCCGGACCGTCTGCGAATAAGACTGGCGTCATCTGTTCTTCCTATGAAATCCTGGCTGGGTTGGTGCTCAACGAGGAAGAATTCCTTGAAATCAAAGACGAGTATGTTGCCCAGTTGATTGAAATTCTGCGGGAACGCGCTCGGGACGAGGCGCAAGTTCTGATGCGTGAATTCAAGCTGGCCGGTGGGAACCGAACTATCACGGAATTGTCGTTTGAATTGTCCGAATCAATCAATTCATTGGCCGATAGAGTGGCCCGGGTTCTGGATGAATCCGTGGAGACCGTGGCGGCTGATCCCGAGTTGGCAGAGGTCCTGTTATCCTATTGCCCGGCCGTGTTTGCGGAAAAATACAGGGATCGAATTGTGAATGATCTTCCCCGAGGCCATCAACTCGCTTTGCTGGCGTCCTTTGTTTCCGCAAAAATGTTGTATCAGGAAGGCATGGGGTGGGCTGACCATCTGGTCGAGTTACGGGATGTTCGTGATGTGCTTTTCAGCTATCTCGCACAGGAAAAGATCGTGGCGACACTCCTTGCGGAAGTCAGGAGTGCTGGCTTGGACAACAGTGAATTGATTGTTGAAATATTGGAAGCTTCGGCACGGAAACAATTGACCTTGAGCAAACTTGGCCTTGGTTAA
- a CDS encoding chemotaxis protein, which translates to MSKSAIDTGILLETGTNELEILEFYINEIRKEGEEPVPNFFGINVAKVMQVIETPNLDPPESAPHPSFMGTIPLRDLILPVLDLSVWLELDMPKTERDIVIVTEFSKSVTGFLVSGVTEIHRVGWGEVIPPSNIISSNTDAIIGLIDKGDYFVQLLDLETILTQFEPASGEEAAVSDTRYNVLIADDSATIRAMIKQNLSEANFNPIMTTNGDEALRTIWELRDKAKTEGKAINEYVDIVISDIEMPLMDGFSLTKNIKDDPLLQDLPVILYSSIITKELKHKGDSVGADRQISKPDLHTIPQIAINLIEGGID; encoded by the coding sequence ATGAGCAAAAGCGCAATAGATACCGGAATCTTGTTGGAAACAGGAACCAATGAACTCGAAATCCTCGAGTTCTATATTAATGAAATCCGTAAAGAAGGCGAAGAACCTGTTCCCAACTTCTTTGGAATAAACGTGGCCAAGGTCATGCAAGTCATCGAGACACCAAACCTCGATCCGCCGGAATCAGCCCCCCATCCTTCTTTCATGGGGACCATTCCCTTGCGTGATCTGATCCTTCCGGTGCTTGACTTGTCTGTCTGGCTGGAACTCGACATGCCAAAAACCGAACGGGATATCGTCATCGTGACGGAATTCAGCAAATCGGTTACCGGCTTCCTGGTTTCTGGTGTCACGGAAATTCACCGTGTGGGCTGGGGTGAAGTCATTCCTCCCTCAAACATCATTTCCAGTAATACCGACGCCATTATCGGCCTGATCGACAAGGGCGACTATTTCGTCCAACTTCTCGATCTGGAAACCATTCTCACACAATTCGAACCCGCAAGTGGCGAAGAAGCCGCTGTCTCGGACACCCGCTACAACGTGCTCATAGCCGACGACTCCGCCACGATCCGCGCCATGATCAAACAAAACCTCTCGGAAGCAAACTTCAATCCGATTATGACGACCAACGGAGACGAGGCCCTGCGCACCATCTGGGAACTCCGCGACAAGGCCAAAACCGAAGGCAAAGCGATCAACGAATACGTCGATATCGTTATCTCGGACATCGAAATGCCACTTATGGATGGATTCAGTCTGACCAAGAACATCAAGGACGACCCACTTTTGCAAGACCTTCCCGTAATACTGTACTCTTCTATTATTACGAAAGAACTCAAGCACAAAGGCGATTCGGTCGGTGCAGACAGGCAGATATCCAAACCAGATCTGCACACCATTCCCCAAATCGCAATCAACCTCATCGAAGGTGGCATAGATTGA
- a CDS encoding PhoH family protein — MASQLFGPHNQHLKLLGERIGVTLGSRGNTVIIGASDGDEAKASLAAQVLSQLYAMIQKGKSVYPQDVDFACRILERQPSADIGEIFKGNVYATSGKRTVSPKSLTQQEYLDAIRDSDMTFGIGPAGTGKTYLAVAMAVGALVRREVKRIILTRPAVEAGEKLGFLPGDLTEKINPYLRPLYDALHDMLDFAKVQDYQESGVIEIAPLAFMRGRTLNDAFIILDEAQNTTPEQMKMFLTRLGFGSKAVITGDVTQIDLPIHAKSGLLQARKVLDGVSGVRFITFNEHDVIRHPLVGRIVHAYDAHEGSGQ, encoded by the coding sequence ATGGCAAGTCAGTTGTTTGGGCCGCACAATCAACATCTCAAACTGCTTGGTGAACGAATTGGTGTGACTTTGGGAAGCCGTGGGAACACGGTGATTATTGGTGCGTCAGATGGAGATGAAGCCAAGGCCAGTCTGGCTGCCCAGGTTTTGTCCCAACTGTATGCCATGATTCAGAAAGGAAAATCCGTGTATCCCCAGGATGTGGATTTTGCCTGTCGTATCCTTGAACGGCAGCCGTCTGCGGACATCGGTGAAATTTTCAAGGGCAATGTGTATGCGACGTCCGGTAAACGGACTGTTTCTCCAAAGTCCTTGACGCAGCAAGAATATCTGGATGCCATTCGGGATTCGGATATGACTTTTGGAATTGGTCCGGCCGGGACCGGCAAGACCTATTTGGCTGTTGCCATGGCCGTGGGTGCGTTGGTTCGTCGGGAAGTCAAACGGATTATCTTGACTCGACCAGCCGTTGAGGCCGGTGAAAAACTCGGATTTTTGCCCGGGGATTTGACCGAAAAAATCAATCCGTATCTGCGTCCTCTGTATGACGCTCTGCACGACATGCTCGATTTCGCTAAGGTGCAGGATTATCAGGAATCCGGGGTGATCGAAATCGCACCGCTGGCCTTCATGCGCGGGCGCACACTCAATGATGCATTTATTATTCTCGATGAAGCGCAGAACACGACTCCTGAACAGATGAAAATGTTTTTGACCCGTCTGGGATTTGGGTCCAAGGCCGTTATCACGGGCGACGTGACGCAGATCGATTTGCCGATTCATGCCAAGTCCGGCCTGCTTCAAGCGCGAAAGGTTCTGGACGGTGTGTCCGGGGTGCGGTTTATCACGTTCAATGAGCACGATGTCATTCGGCATCCGTTGGTTGGACGGATTGTCCATGCCTATGACGCACACGAAGGAAGCGGACAATAG
- a CDS encoding Hpt domain-containing protein yields the protein MIQRGDEVLEIFLEETAERLDSIESGLLHLEECGLDCDPETINSIFRDAHSVKAGANLLELSTIEELAHKLENVLEMIRKSQLTPSELIITASLESIDKLRELIENIENSDTISIRLHKHMLDVATQKTLAEQ from the coding sequence TTGATTCAACGCGGTGACGAAGTCCTCGAAATCTTCTTAGAAGAAACAGCCGAACGGCTCGACTCCATCGAGTCGGGCCTTTTGCATTTGGAAGAATGTGGCCTGGATTGCGATCCTGAAACTATCAATTCAATCTTTCGTGACGCCCACTCTGTCAAAGCCGGCGCCAATCTGCTCGAACTCTCCACCATCGAAGAATTGGCGCACAAACTGGAAAACGTGTTGGAAATGATTCGAAAAAGCCAACTCACACCAAGCGAACTTATCATCACTGCATCGCTTGAATCCATCGATAAACTCCGTGAACTCATCGAGAATATCGAAAATAGCGACACCATCTCCATCCGACTTCACAAGCACATGCTGGACGTCGCAACACAAAAGACACTCGCCGAGCAATAA
- a CDS encoding ABC transporter substrate-binding protein, with product MRKILAIMVFIFAFSGIAQAEPVHIRFGILPVIDTLPLQVGVQDRLFEKHGIDMELIQFASALERDTAMQAGQLDGYFGDLVATYLLINQGVPMRIALTSWRTTPGFPMFGIALSPANKDLDFAAMKGRTLGLSKSSVMEFLADKMEQQLGADSRHFSLLEIKKIPIRLQMLMTNQLDSALLPEPLLSLARLKGGGQLATAEQLNVPLTVLCLHDSYFADNAESYGKFIAAYKEAVQRLHDTPEKYRSLMAQTCRIPKPLMAEFPMYPYPMPSLPSAVELDEVQTWMVAKGLLTSKVPDETALSPILP from the coding sequence ATGAGAAAGATTCTGGCCATCATGGTTTTCATATTCGCGTTTAGCGGGATTGCCCAAGCGGAGCCTGTCCATATCCGATTCGGGATTCTCCCTGTGATCGATACCTTACCGTTGCAGGTGGGGGTGCAGGACAGGCTGTTTGAAAAACATGGCATTGATATGGAATTGATTCAGTTCGCGTCTGCGCTTGAGCGGGATACCGCCATGCAGGCCGGACAGTTGGATGGATATTTTGGTGATCTTGTTGCGACTTATCTGCTCATCAATCAGGGGGTGCCTATGCGTATTGCCCTGACATCGTGGCGCACGACTCCCGGATTTCCCATGTTTGGCATTGCCTTGTCTCCAGCCAACAAGGACTTGGATTTTGCGGCCATGAAAGGGCGGACCTTGGGCCTGTCAAAATCGTCGGTCATGGAATTTCTTGCCGATAAAATGGAACAGCAGCTTGGCGCGGATTCACGGCATTTTTCTCTGCTTGAAATCAAGAAAATTCCCATTCGTCTCCAGATGCTCATGACCAATCAGCTTGATAGCGCATTGTTGCCCGAACCACTGTTGTCCTTGGCCCGACTCAAGGGGGGCGGACAGCTTGCGACGGCGGAACAGCTCAATGTGCCGTTGACAGTGCTGTGTCTTCATGATTCGTATTTTGCGGATAATGCCGAGAGCTATGGCAAGTTCATCGCCGCGTACAAGGAAGCCGTGCAGCGATTGCATGACACTCCGGAAAAGTATCGGTCACTCATGGCACAGACCTGCCGTATTCCCAAGCCGCTCATGGCCGAATTCCCGATGTATCCATATCCCATGCCTTCTCTGCCGTCGGCTGTAGAATTGGATGAGGTGCAAACCTGGATGGTGGCCAAGGGGCTGCTGACCTCCAAGGTTCCAGATGAAACCGCGTTGTCCCCGATTCTCCCTTAG
- a CDS encoding metalloregulator ArsR/SmtB family transcription factor encodes MSNMACSNTEQHEKNVAMAKEKMLSEREFLFLAELFKALGDYTRVRILYALSVGELCVCALAEVLDMSQSAISHQLRLLRAAKLVRYRKEGKNVFYSLDDDHVRNLVKQGLEHVREQG; translated from the coding sequence ATGTCCAATATGGCATGTAGCAACACGGAACAACACGAAAAAAATGTGGCCATGGCCAAAGAAAAGATGCTGTCGGAAAGAGAATTCCTTTTTCTCGCGGAACTTTTCAAGGCGCTTGGCGATTATACGCGTGTTCGTATTTTGTACGCCTTGTCCGTGGGGGAGTTGTGCGTGTGTGCGTTGGCCGAGGTTCTGGATATGTCCCAGTCTGCCATCTCGCACCAATTACGTTTGCTTCGGGCCGCCAAGCTCGTGCGGTATCGTAAGGAAGGAAAGAACGTTTTTTATTCTTTGGACGATGACCATGTGCGTAATCTGGTCAAGCAAGGGCTTGAACATGTCAGAGAACAGGGTTGA
- the ybeY gene encoding rRNA maturation RNase YbeY — MNDAVRLVSRVQLDPQFPLSKRELREVCAMLLDVLGLEGRTFSLTLVDDREIAGVNATFLGCTGPTNILSFPDSDGEAMMSGMDDEDSLGELMLSVDTLARETFLYGQQPLEHLARLLAHGLLHLAGFDHGEAMFDLTDGAVDMILLQYGTNDIGE; from the coding sequence ATGAACGATGCGGTCAGGCTTGTCAGCAGGGTGCAACTCGATCCGCAATTCCCTTTGTCTAAAAGGGAGTTGCGTGAGGTGTGTGCGATGCTTCTGGATGTCTTGGGGCTTGAAGGGCGAACCTTTTCCCTGACATTGGTCGATGATCGTGAAATTGCTGGGGTGAATGCGACGTTCCTTGGCTGCACGGGGCCGACCAATATTTTGAGCTTTCCTGATTCGGATGGGGAAGCCATGATGAGCGGTATGGACGACGAGGATTCTCTGGGAGAACTGATGTTGTCTGTGGATACCCTGGCGCGGGAGACTTTTTTGTATGGTCAACAGCCTTTGGAACATCTGGCGCGATTGTTGGCGCATGGATTGTTGCATTTGGCGGGATTCGACCACGGTGAAGCGATGTTTGACCTGACGGATGGCGCGGTTGACATGATACTTTTGCAATACGGGACAAACGATATCGGAGAATGA
- a CDS encoding ABC transporter permease subunit, producing MVSLFKACLRYGLVVLVVGILWKFAAIGMGGIILPHPEDALRAFLEAMTTGIFWEHFFVSGYRAVMAMLLAWITAFPLGLIMGSMKRVDAVLAPFVFLTYPIPKIVLLPVFLLLLGLGDTAKIAMIGLILGYQILVTTRDGVRSIHPKYYDSVRSLGGSHLDVLREVLLPAALPHGFTALRLGTGVAVAVLFFVESFATTRGLGYMIMDAWGAMDYLTMFSGILGMSLMGAALYEIANFLERRACQWMFLRNKD from the coding sequence ATGGTAAGCCTGTTCAAAGCCTGTCTTCGATATGGCCTTGTGGTCCTTGTGGTCGGCATTTTGTGGAAATTTGCTGCGATTGGTATGGGTGGGATTATTCTTCCGCACCCGGAAGATGCGCTTCGGGCCTTTTTAGAGGCCATGACCACGGGGATTTTCTGGGAACATTTTTTCGTCAGCGGATATCGGGCGGTCATGGCCATGCTGTTGGCATGGATAACAGCCTTTCCGCTGGGGTTGATAATGGGCAGCATGAAACGTGTTGACGCCGTGCTTGCTCCGTTTGTCTTCTTGACCTACCCCATTCCGAAAATCGTGCTGCTGCCGGTATTTCTTCTCTTGTTGGGATTGGGTGATACTGCGAAGATTGCCATGATCGGATTGATTCTCGGGTATCAGATATTGGTGACGACCCGGGATGGCGTTCGCTCCATTCACCCGAAATATTACGATTCCGTTCGTTCCTTGGGTGGGTCGCATCTGGATGTCTTGCGGGAGGTGCTGCTTCCGGCGGCTCTGCCTCATGGATTTACCGCATTGCGACTGGGAACCGGGGTGGCCGTGGCCGTGCTCTTCTTTGTGGAATCTTTTGCCACCACACGAGGGCTAGGATATATGATAATGGATGCGTGGGGGGCCATGGATTATTTGACCATGTTTTCCGGCATTCTGGGTATGAGCCTGATGGGCGCAGCCCTGTACGAAATAGCAAATTTTCTTGAACGCAGAGCCTGCCAATGGATGTTTCTGCGAAACAAAGATTAA
- a CDS encoding SO_0444 family Cu/Zn efflux transporter produces MIETTLHILDASWGVLVEAGPYLLFGFFVAGLLKGFVPDKYMARHLGKKSVGSIFKAAIVGVPLPLCSCGVLPTALGLRKQGASKGATTAFMISTPETGVDSMAVTYALIDPIMTVIRPVAASITAVFAGVLVNAFPDKEEPLPMAHIAAPVTGCGSGGCGCSGDQCDVPAASGVVARFRVGMQYAFGEMIADIGRWLLIGVVIAGIISAIVPADALDQYVGTGFLSYLVMLVVALPLYVCATASTPIAASLLLKGLSPGAALVFLLAGPATNGATITVMLKTLGKRAAGMYVVSIVVCSLALAWATDMLYSALGLDITAVVGEVSEILPHWVGVSSAVITLVLVGWSCIRRHNHNHDHDHAQTH; encoded by the coding sequence ATGATAGAGACAACACTGCACATTCTTGACGCGTCCTGGGGCGTTCTGGTTGAGGCTGGCCCCTATCTTTTGTTTGGTTTTTTTGTGGCAGGATTGCTCAAGGGATTTGTGCCTGACAAATATATGGCGCGGCATCTCGGGAAAAAGTCTGTTGGGTCGATTTTCAAGGCTGCGATTGTCGGCGTTCCGTTGCCCTTGTGTTCCTGCGGCGTGTTGCCCACGGCGTTGGGTCTTCGTAAACAGGGCGCGAGTAAAGGGGCGACTACGGCTTTCATGATTTCCACACCTGAAACCGGCGTGGACTCCATGGCCGTTACCTATGCGCTCATCGATCCCATTATGACTGTGATTCGTCCAGTTGCAGCGTCCATCACCGCAGTTTTTGCCGGAGTGCTGGTCAATGCGTTTCCGGACAAGGAAGAGCCTTTGCCCATGGCCCACATCGCGGCGCCGGTTACGGGGTGCGGATCTGGCGGGTGCGGGTGCAGTGGAGACCAATGTGATGTGCCAGCGGCTTCCGGCGTTGTCGCCCGGTTTCGGGTGGGAATGCAGTATGCCTTTGGTGAAATGATTGCCGACATCGGTCGTTGGTTGCTGATTGGCGTGGTGATTGCTGGTATCATTTCGGCGATCGTTCCGGCTGATGCGTTGGATCAATATGTTGGAACAGGTTTTTTATCCTATCTTGTCATGTTGGTCGTGGCTTTGCCCTTGTATGTTTGCGCTACGGCATCCACTCCAATTGCGGCCTCCCTGTTGTTAAAAGGATTGTCTCCGGGGGCGGCATTGGTTTTTTTGCTGGCCGGTCCTGCGACCAACGGAGCGACGATCACGGTTATGCTCAAGACATTGGGAAAACGGGCGGCAGGGATGTATGTCGTGTCCATTGTCGTGTGTTCTCTGGCGTTGGCCTGGGCAACGGATATGCTGTATAGTGCGCTTGGGTTGGATATCACCGCTGTGGTTGGTGAAGTCTCAGAGATTTTGCCTCATTGGGTGGGAGTTTCGTCCGCTGTGATCACGCTGGTCCTGGTCGGGTGGAGTTGTATTCGACGACATAACCATAATCATGACCACGACCATGCGCAAACGCATTAA
- a CDS encoding ABC transporter ATP-binding protein produces the protein MLQAENLGKSYNGQAVLEHVSFTLGQEETLAVVGPSGCGKTTLLYLLSGLTTPDTGRILLEGRQVDGPSSDISIILQDYGLLPWQNVIDNVALGLKIQGMGRSERLSLARKQLTEVGILGREEDYPAGLSGGEQQRVAIARAFVTKPRLMLLDEPFSSLDALTRERLQRALLEVWKVRKVPFVLVTHSLEEAVVLGKRIMVMSGRPASPVAVFDNPGFGDESIRDTEACFSLLKKLRHTVEDLW, from the coding sequence ATGTTACAGGCTGAGAATCTCGGAAAATCATACAACGGCCAGGCCGTTCTCGAACATGTCTCCTTCACCCTTGGGCAGGAGGAGACCTTGGCTGTGGTGGGACCGTCAGGGTGCGGTAAGACCACGTTGTTGTACCTGTTGAGTGGGTTGACCACACCGGATACCGGACGGATTTTGCTTGAGGGACGTCAGGTCGATGGCCCTTCGTCGGATATTTCGATTATTTTACAGGATTACGGTTTGTTACCGTGGCAAAATGTGATTGATAACGTGGCCCTTGGCCTGAAAATTCAGGGGATGGGCCGGAGCGAACGACTTTCCCTGGCTCGGAAACAGTTGACCGAGGTGGGGATTCTTGGCCGTGAAGAGGATTATCCTGCCGGGTTGAGTGGTGGGGAGCAGCAGCGGGTGGCCATTGCCCGCGCCTTTGTCACCAAGCCTCGGCTGATGTTGCTGGATGAGCCGTTTTCTTCGTTGGATGCCTTGACCCGGGAACGATTGCAACGGGCATTGCTTGAAGTCTGGAAGGTGCGCAAGGTTCCCTTTGTGCTGGTGACCCATTCGCTTGAAGAAGCCGTGGTGCTCGGCAAGCGGATCATGGTCATGTCCGGCCGTCCGGCCAGTCCCGTGGCGGTTTTTGACAATCCCGGCTTCGGGGATGAATCCATTCGGGATACCGAAGCATGTTTTTCCCTGCTCAAGAAGTTGCGGCATACCGTGGAGGATCTATGGTAA